One Nitrospirota bacterium genomic window, CTTTCAAGTAATCCGGATGAGTCCGCAGATATTCCGTGATCATGCCTGCAACTGCAAGCTGCCCCCTGTGTCCACGGGCCCGGTGGATCTGTTCACACAAAACTTCAGGTTCACCATCGAGTACCTGGAAAAGACATGCTGTAAGGAATTCCATCCAGCTTAGAATAAGAGCTGACTCCACAGTTGCCAGGGCCATAAGTCCGGTCATAACAGATGTCCCGTTTACAAGGGCGAGGCCTTCCTTACACTTCAGGATAACTGGAGACATACCGTTTTCTTTAAGTGCGGTCTCTGCCGGAAGACGCCTGCCGTCAACCCTGGCGTACCCTAACCCAACTAAAAGGCGGCTCATGTGAGCCAATGGTACCAGATCGCCACTGGCGCCAACTGATCCTTCGCTGGGAATCTCCGGTAATACATTCTTATTAAGGACATATAACAGCAGTTCAACAACTTCAACCCTGATTCCGGAATATCCACGAATCAGGGCATTTGCCCTGGCCATCATGATTGCCCTTGTCTCAAAAGACGTAAAAAGCTCCCCCTGACCGACGGATAGATGATGAAGCAGATTAAGCTGGTGCTCTTCCAGTTTATCTTCAGAAACCCGAGTAGCACTTAAAGAACCAAAACCTGTATTAATACCGTAAATCGCCCTCGGTTCACTTGCCAGACGTTCCACAAAATCGCGACTCTGTTTCATCAACCCGGCAGCTTCCCGGGCGATAACACATTCATGCCCATGAATAACCGCTTGCCAGACATCCTGTAATTTAAGTGAATGTCCATCAAGCAAAATCATATCTTTTCTTTTTTTCTCAGTCATATTCACCTTTTGTATTCAATAGTTGCATTTTTCAGTAATGGGGCAGGCTGCCGCCACTGCGACACCTCCTGAATCCGGGACATACCTCCGAAGATATTTTTTTCAACATGGATATCCCTGGCAGGCTGCCGAAGTACTCTTTAAGCGGCACATCTGTCATTCTGAAATGGACACCTGCTACCCCAGTCAACACCAGATCCTTGTGATGGCAATGATAAGACAATAGCTGTTTTATTTCAAGGTTGAAATTAAATAAGTAAAGAGGCCGCGTGTCGGCGGATTAACAATAGATTTTTTTCTCTTGACTATCTTATAGATTATTGTTACAAATACATTGCTACAAATATTACACATCTATGTTCTGCTTCTAAGTTATTTAGTCGAGTTTCTCGCAAAAATTAGCGTAGAGAATTGAAATATGCTGAAAGGGGGTGGTTTGAAACCAATATTAGTTCTAACGTTAATGCTTTATGTAGTCTAAAATTAAAGTTAGATTCAATCTTTTTATTAACAAGTGTGGAGGGTAACGATGAAACGCAGATGGATATTTTCTTTACTAACAGCTTCATTAGTAGCAGGAATGGTTGGAACCAGCTATGCAGAAGTAAAGTTATCAGGCGGGGAATTGAGAGTCAGGGGCATCATGGTTGACAATTCTGATGCCAATATGGATGGCGGTTTCTTTGAACAGAGGACACGCCTTAATGCTGAGGCCTCTGCAAATGATAACGCCAAGGTTATGGTCCAGATACAGGACAGCAGGACATGGGGAGCTGAAACCAGCACCGTTTCAACTGGAACTGAAAATGAGGCATTAGATGTGTCTCAGGCTTATGTTGATCTTTTAAATCTCGGCAATTCTCCTGTGTCTTTAAGGATC contains:
- a CDS encoding aromatic amino acid lyase, with the translated sequence MTEKKRKDMILLDGHSLKLQDVWQAVIHGHECVIAREAAGLMKQSRDFVERLASEPRAIYGINTGFGSLSATRVSEDKLEEHQLNLLHHLSVGQGELFTSFETRAIMMARANALIRGYSGIRVEVVELLLYVLNKNVLPEIPSEGSVGASGDLVPLAHMSRLLVGLGYARVDGRRLPAETALKENGMSPVILKCKEGLALVNGTSVMTGLMALATVESALILSWMEFLTACLFQVLDGEPEVLCEQIHRARGHRGQLAVAGMITEYLRTHPDYLK